In one Rutidosis leptorrhynchoides isolate AG116_Rl617_1_P2 chromosome 8, CSIRO_AGI_Rlap_v1, whole genome shotgun sequence genomic region, the following are encoded:
- the LOC139863154 gene encoding pectinesterase inhibitor 11-like: protein MEQSKIFTALFLVLLLSSSPLASSTTTVTQQNTYNTFIKRSCSSATYPNVCLKTLLPYATTVKSNPYKLVNAALSAALKSSNATLSVIYQLYRTEKITKWDAAIVKDCIGDIKDSMSEIKDTLKVISSISGSNDKSFVISNAQTWTSAAITDENSCLDGFSDRKVINAVIKKKIRNSIVSLARVSSNALYLINHLSV from the coding sequence ATGGAACAATCCAAAATCTTCACAGCATTATTTCTTGTTTTATTACTATCATCATCTCCACTTGCATCTTCAACTACAACCGTTACTCAACAAAACACATACAACACATTCATTAAAAGATCATGCAGCTCAGCCACTTACCCTAATGTCTGCCTAAAAACCCTCCTCCCTTACGCCACAACGGTCAAGTCAAACCCTTATAAACTCGTCAACGCTGCCCTCTCTGCCGCCCTCAAATCCTCCAACGCCACACTTTCGGTCATTTATCAGTTATACAGAACCGAAAAGATCACAAAATGGGATGCTGCTATTGTTAAAGATTGCATTGGTGACATTAAAGATTCAATGAGTGAAATTAAAGACACTCTTAAGGTAATATCTAGTATTTCTGGATCTAATGACAAAAGCTTTGTGATATCGAATGCACAAACGTGGACAAGCGCTGCAATCACGGATGAGAATTCGtgtcttgatggtttttcggatcGAAAAGTTATAAATGCAGTTATTAAGAAGAAGATAAGGAATAGCATTGTGAGTCTTGCAAGGGTTAGCAGTAATGCATTGTATCTTATAAACCATCTTTCAGTTTAA